The following proteins are co-located in the Brachybacterium sacelli genome:
- a CDS encoding ArsR/SmtB family transcription factor gives MHQIDDDRADAWFHALSDRTRRDILRRVLTGEQSVSSLARNYSMSLTAVQKHVAVLEGAGLITKRRRGRESLACGDADALRSVSDLLTELEAERREHIARIDELLAAEADPAPAPPPHRKD, from the coding sequence ATGCATCAGATCGACGACGACCGGGCCGACGCCTGGTTCCACGCTCTCTCGGACCGGACCCGCCGCGACATCCTGCGGCGGGTGCTGACGGGAGAACAGTCGGTCTCGTCCCTGGCCAGGAACTACTCCATGAGCCTGACCGCAGTGCAGAAGCACGTCGCGGTGCTCGAAGGGGCCGGCCTGATCACGAAGCGTCGTCGCGGCCGGGAGAGCCTGGCTTGCGGCGACGCCGACGCCCTGCGTTCCGTCTCCGATCTCCTCACCGAGCTGGAAGCCGAGCGGCGCGAGCACATCGCCCGCATCGACGAGCTCCTGGCCGCCGAGGCCGACCCGGCCCCGGCTCCCCCGCCCCACCGGAAGGACTGA
- a CDS encoding GlxA family transcriptional regulator has translation MPHHVVALALPGVVAFDLSTVAQVFGHPAEEEYTFAVAAPDGDDVMTSSGFSIGAVHDLDALAHARTVIIPGYRPHHRPHGDTLRVLRNAYQRGTRVASVCTGAFALAATGLLDGLTATTHWQDAGELQRLYPEITVQPDVLYVDHGQVATSAGVAAGIDLCLHLVRRDLGERVAARIARRMVVPPHRAGGQAQYIEPAAAPTTHGFAELTDWIVDHLEQRLSVADLARHAHLSERQLARRFVAETGQTPLQWILHQRVLAARRLLENSSLPMDVIAQRTGLGTASTLRRHLRREIDVTPTNYRRTFRAD, from the coding sequence GTGCCACACCACGTCGTCGCCCTCGCCCTGCCCGGAGTGGTCGCCTTCGACCTGTCGACGGTTGCCCAGGTCTTCGGGCATCCCGCCGAAGAGGAGTACACCTTCGCGGTGGCGGCGCCCGACGGTGATGACGTCATGACCTCCAGCGGATTCAGCATCGGCGCCGTCCATGACCTGGATGCGTTGGCCCACGCCCGCACGGTCATCATCCCTGGCTACCGGCCCCATCACCGTCCTCATGGCGACACGCTGAGGGTGCTCCGCAACGCCTACCAGCGCGGCACGAGAGTCGCGTCGGTGTGCACTGGCGCCTTTGCCCTCGCTGCAACCGGGCTCCTTGACGGGCTGACCGCCACCACGCACTGGCAGGACGCCGGGGAGTTGCAGCGGTTGTACCCCGAAATCACGGTGCAGCCCGATGTGCTCTACGTGGACCACGGACAGGTCGCCACCAGTGCCGGCGTGGCCGCCGGAATCGACCTATGCCTGCACCTGGTGCGCAGGGACCTTGGGGAGCGGGTCGCCGCCCGTATTGCCCGCCGCATGGTGGTACCGCCCCACCGAGCAGGCGGCCAGGCCCAATACATCGAGCCAGCGGCAGCTCCCACGACACACGGTTTCGCCGAGCTCACCGACTGGATCGTGGACCACCTCGAGCAGAGGCTCAGCGTCGCCGATCTGGCGCGCCATGCGCACTTGTCCGAACGGCAGCTCGCGCGGCGCTTCGTTGCTGAGACGGGACAGACCCCTCTGCAATGGATCCTGCACCAGCGGGTTCTTGCTGCCCGACGCCTACTGGAAAACAGCAGCCTGCCAATGGACGTCATTGCGCAGCGCACCGGCTTGGGAACAGCAAGCACGCTACGGCGTCACCTGCGTCGAGAGATCGACGTGACTCCCACGAACTACCGGCGCACCTTCCGCGCTGACTAA
- a CDS encoding GNAT family N-acetyltransferase, producing MDLHNASPAEPLHVSARDADSSTDGGPTPGTAAADAVLDNPAWSSLTGRHGHLAIGNELVRRFPDDVSPFVGVKDWDHPEVWDAILDVFGHEATVSVSHADPLLPDGWAPVFSIPGVQLVQTEHLETRPDEEAIELGEADATDMLELVERTRPGPFLPRTHELGRYVGIRRAGRLIAMAGERLHPEGWTEISAVAVDEEHRRQGLASRLVLDVAFGIQQRGEKALLHASATNTSAIAGYEKLGFALRRRLMFGAVRTP from the coding sequence ATGGACCTGCACAACGCCTCCCCCGCCGAGCCGTTGCACGTGAGCGCCCGCGACGCGGACTCGTCGACCGATGGCGGGCCCACGCCCGGGACGGCGGCCGCCGACGCCGTGCTGGACAACCCCGCCTGGTCCTCGCTGACCGGCCGCCACGGCCACCTCGCGATCGGGAACGAGCTGGTCCGGCGCTTCCCGGACGACGTCTCCCCCTTCGTGGGGGTCAAGGACTGGGACCACCCGGAGGTGTGGGACGCGATCCTCGACGTCTTCGGTCACGAGGCGACCGTGAGCGTCTCCCACGCGGATCCGCTGCTGCCCGACGGCTGGGCCCCGGTGTTCTCCATCCCCGGCGTGCAGCTCGTCCAGACCGAGCACCTCGAGACCCGGCCCGACGAGGAGGCGATCGAGCTCGGCGAGGCCGACGCCACCGACATGCTCGAGCTGGTCGAGCGGACCCGGCCCGGCCCGTTCCTGCCGCGCACCCATGAGCTCGGCCGTTACGTGGGGATCCGCCGCGCCGGACGGCTGATCGCGATGGCCGGCGAGCGCCTGCACCCCGAGGGCTGGACCGAGATCAGCGCCGTCGCGGTCGACGAGGAGCATCGCCGCCAGGGACTCGCCTCGCGCCTCGTGCTCGACGTCGCCTTCGGCATCCAGCAGCGTGGCGAGAAGGCGCTCCTGCACGCCTCGGCCACCAACACCTCGGCCATCGCCGGGTACGAGAAGCTCGGATTCGCTCTGCGGCGCCGCCTGATGTTCGGAGCCGTACGCACGCCCTGA
- a CDS encoding DJ-1/PfpI family protein, translating to MSKRIVIDLFDGTEELDAVGPWEVLSYWTQTYPADGWRVDLATDDGQPRRCAKGLQVVPTAAKAAVPRPDLIVEPGGRGTRARLADTDHLRWLCDAAESGALVSSVCTGALILAAAGLLHARPATTYHARFDELLALDPTITPCPDQRWVDDGQIVTAAGVSAGIDMALHLVGRLAGPGRARQVQDGIEYHPAPPTWSTPTHH from the coding sequence ATGAGCAAGCGCATCGTGATCGACCTGTTCGACGGTACGGAGGAACTCGACGCCGTCGGCCCGTGGGAAGTGCTGTCGTACTGGACTCAGACGTATCCGGCCGATGGTTGGCGGGTGGACCTGGCCACGGATGACGGCCAGCCCCGCCGCTGCGCCAAGGGACTCCAGGTGGTTCCCACCGCAGCCAAGGCAGCGGTGCCGCGCCCGGACCTCATCGTGGAGCCGGGAGGACGCGGCACCAGGGCACGCCTTGCGGACACTGACCACCTGCGGTGGCTGTGCGACGCCGCCGAGAGCGGTGCCCTGGTGAGCAGTGTCTGCACCGGGGCCCTGATACTTGCCGCCGCAGGGCTCCTGCACGCACGCCCGGCTACCACGTACCACGCAAGGTTCGACGAGCTACTCGCCCTCGACCCGACCATCACGCCATGCCCCGACCAGCGCTGGGTCGACGATGGGCAGATCGTCACCGCGGCCGGCGTCTCGGCGGGCATCGACATGGCCCTCCACCTCGTCGGTCGACTCGCCGGCCCCGGCCGCGCCCGACAGGTACAGGACGGCATCGAGTACCACCCGGCGCCGCCCACATGGTCAACGCCCACACACCACTGA
- a CDS encoding GtrA family protein: MLTPDPQAEIADPTRPAASPMSRHAATGTAPVSEEASATGTAPPSPNRWDSCSSLELAADEDSAAPGRRRSARSPRTSSRGRFAGAARTLLDEHLGSTLKFLLVGGVVFLLDAAMYNVLVFWHPTEGWGEGLMHGNPLTAKVLTIAAASCLTYLGNRLWTFGDRPRPDTTRSIMLFILINVIASGLQLSCLGFSRYVLGLDSVLADNISGTLIGQAVSTSFRYVTYGRFVFPRR; the protein is encoded by the coding sequence GTGCTGACGCCCGACCCGCAGGCGGAGATCGCGGACCCGACCCGGCCCGCGGCCTCCCCCATGTCCCGCCACGCGGCGACCGGGACCGCTCCCGTCTCCGAGGAGGCCTCGGCGACGGGCACCGCTCCCCCGTCCCCGAACCGGTGGGATTCCTGCTCGTCGCTGGAGCTAGCCGCGGACGAGGACTCCGCGGCCCCCGGGCGGCGCCGTTCGGCCCGCTCCCCCCGCACGAGCTCGCGCGGCCGGTTCGCCGGCGCCGCGCGCACCCTTCTCGACGAGCATCTCGGTTCCACGCTGAAGTTCCTGCTCGTCGGCGGCGTCGTCTTCCTGCTGGACGCGGCGATGTACAACGTGCTGGTGTTCTGGCACCCGACGGAGGGCTGGGGCGAGGGCCTCATGCACGGCAACCCGCTGACGGCGAAGGTGCTCACGATCGCCGCCGCCTCGTGCCTGACCTATCTGGGCAACCGGCTGTGGACCTTCGGGGACCGGCCGCGACCGGACACCACCCGCTCGATCATGCTGTTCATCCTCATCAACGTCATCGCCTCCGGGCTGCAGCTGTCCTGCCTGGGCTTCTCGCGGTACGTGCTGGGGCTGGACTCGGTGCTGGCCGACAACATCTCGGGCACGCTCATCGGCCAGGCCGTCTCGACCTCCTTCCGGTACGTCACCTACGGCCGTTTCGTCTTCCCCCGCCGCTGA
- a CDS encoding glycoside hydrolase family 32 protein, which yields MAETLDPCFPALHRVHPRGWLNDPNGILRTADGRWHVFFQHNPRSARHEHICWGHMSSPDLVTWREEPMGPSPRPGEADQDGCWSGVGLLDAAADTAAYTAGVPTLVYSGVDGVENQLARVLVARLDPAGTELIAPGTVAADIPEIPGLIGVRDPFVLEHGGRRWGIQGAGIREAGGFVPVLLLYTCDDLERWEYVGELLRGDDPVAAEHAPADLWECPQLVPVDGRWVLLLSLWRHPERSGRSTVQVNHLVGDLALDDGGIPRFVPTGGGRVDLGPDFYAPQAVLDRDRVLLWGWSWEGLERSQEQTDVQGWAGALTFPRELRLDGGTLLSRVPAELTALRKELLELPAGNVLDLRTPARVEVRTRGRVQVEIHAADGTATEVLAADDGPATVFLDGSLLELLPDGAPPCTVRLYPGAGDLVRVRGDLEGAWALERPDVRS from the coding sequence ATGGCCGAGACCCTCGACCCCTGCTTCCCCGCCCTGCACCGCGTCCACCCGCGCGGCTGGCTCAACGACCCCAACGGGATCCTCCGCACCGCCGACGGCCGGTGGCATGTGTTCTTCCAGCACAACCCCCGCTCGGCCCGCCACGAGCACATCTGCTGGGGGCACATGTCCTCCCCGGACCTGGTGACCTGGCGCGAGGAACCGATGGGACCGAGCCCTCGCCCCGGGGAAGCGGATCAGGACGGCTGCTGGAGCGGCGTCGGCCTGCTCGACGCCGCCGCTGACACCGCCGCGTACACCGCCGGGGTTCCCACCCTCGTCTACTCCGGGGTCGACGGGGTGGAGAACCAGCTCGCCCGGGTCCTCGTCGCGCGTCTGGATCCGGCCGGGACCGAGCTGATCGCGCCGGGCACCGTCGCGGCCGACATCCCGGAGATCCCCGGGCTGATCGGCGTGCGCGACCCCTTCGTCCTCGAGCACGGCGGCAGACGCTGGGGGATCCAGGGCGCCGGGATCCGGGAGGCCGGCGGATTCGTCCCCGTCTTGCTGCTGTACACCTGCGACGACCTCGAGCGCTGGGAGTATGTCGGCGAGCTGCTGCGCGGCGATGACCCCGTGGCCGCCGAGCACGCGCCGGCCGACCTCTGGGAATGCCCGCAGCTCGTGCCCGTGGACGGACGCTGGGTGCTGCTGCTGTCGCTGTGGCGCCATCCCGAGCGGAGCGGACGCTCCACGGTCCAGGTGAATCACCTCGTCGGCGACCTCGCCCTCGATGACGGAGGCATCCCCCGCTTCGTCCCGACGGGCGGAGGCCGCGTCGACCTCGGCCCGGACTTCTACGCGCCGCAGGCCGTCCTCGACCGCGACCGGGTGCTGCTGTGGGGCTGGTCCTGGGAGGGCCTCGAGCGCAGCCAGGAGCAGACCGACGTGCAGGGCTGGGCCGGCGCGCTGACGTTCCCGCGGGAACTCCGGCTCGACGGCGGCACCCTGCTGTCGCGGGTCCCGGCGGAACTCACGGCGCTGCGCAAGGAGCTGCTCGAGCTCCCGGCCGGGAACGTCCTCGACCTGCGAACCCCGGCGCGGGTCGAGGTGCGCACGCGCGGCAGGGTCCAGGTGGAGATCCACGCGGCGGACGGCACGGCCACCGAAGTGCTCGCGGCCGACGACGGCCCGGCCACCGTGTTCCTGGACGGAAGCCTGCTCGAACTCCTCCCGGACGGAGCGCCACCGTGCACCGTGCGGCTCTACCCGGGCGCCGGGGATCTCGTGCGAGTGCGCGGCGACCTCGAGGGGGCCTGGGCGCTGGAGAGGCCCGACGTGCGGAGCTGA
- a CDS encoding hydroxymethylpyrimidine/phosphomethylpyrimidine kinase, with protein sequence MTHVALTIAGSETTGGAGAQTDLKTFHQLGTFGTAALTCIVSFDPSNDWAHRFVPVEPQVITDQIEATTAVHDIDTVKIGMLGTPATIDAVAASVAERSFTHVVLDPVLICKGQEPGAALDTDNALKSQILPLATFVTPNHFEALSLSGMESIESVADLTEAARRIHETYDVIVLAKGGVVLEGEDAVDVFHDGEQTVELRSPKIGQERVSGAGCTLAAAVTAELAQGATPLEAARVAKDVVTSSIEHRQGGHAPFEAVYQGAYRA encoded by the coding sequence ATGACCCACGTCGCCCTCACCATCGCCGGCTCCGAGACCACCGGAGGCGCCGGCGCGCAGACCGACCTGAAGACGTTCCACCAGCTGGGAACCTTCGGCACAGCGGCGCTGACCTGCATCGTGTCCTTCGACCCGAGCAACGACTGGGCGCACCGCTTCGTGCCGGTCGAGCCCCAGGTGATCACCGACCAGATCGAGGCCACCACCGCCGTGCACGACATCGACACGGTGAAGATCGGCATGCTCGGCACCCCCGCCACGATCGACGCGGTCGCCGCCTCCGTCGCCGAGCGCTCCTTCACCCACGTGGTGCTGGACCCGGTGCTGATCTGCAAGGGCCAGGAGCCCGGGGCCGCCCTGGACACGGACAATGCGCTGAAGTCGCAGATCCTGCCGCTGGCCACGTTCGTGACGCCCAATCACTTCGAAGCGCTCTCGCTCTCCGGGATGGAGAGCATCGAGTCCGTCGCGGACCTCACCGAGGCGGCGCGGCGCATCCACGAGACCTACGACGTGATCGTGCTGGCCAAGGGCGGCGTGGTGCTCGAGGGCGAGGACGCGGTGGACGTCTTCCACGACGGGGAGCAGACCGTGGAGCTGCGCAGCCCCAAGATCGGTCAGGAGCGGGTCTCCGGTGCCGGCTGCACCCTGGCCGCTGCCGTCACCGCCGAGCTCGCCCAGGGCGCGACCCCGCTCGAAGCCGCCCGCGTGGCCAAGGACGTCGTCACCAGCTCCATCGAGCACCGCCAGGGCGGTCACGCCCCCTTCGAGGCCGTCTACCAGGGCGCGTACCGGGCCTGA
- a CDS encoding 3-hydroxyacyl-CoA dehydrogenase NAD-binding domain-containing protein produces the protein MSSYTEHVTRVLTEDREHPGLGTVAVLTFAPPEGEEKRPATLGPRSLEAVTGALAAALDRAEAGEIQAIALTGTGRVFLAGADLSMFSDPTVVANVEDMTRAVHDLQVRVRANPVPVLAHLNGVALGGGLEVALMADVRTVVENVKGLGVPETSLGILPGWGGTTLLQSVVGPETAVRMILEDPARDKQLNAEQALEAGLVDEIAADLDEALDEFAALVAAHIDVDEADTDVVDPAVAEAAADVTAVPGAWGDRTAPLPGVDTPEAEALLDALDAAHGSAETRRTWAARLEGQGAPAVGRALTLLQKLPGSTLPEALSREADALAELVRSDAAAASLYSAELLRHGKPGRAPVDGAREIRRVGVAGAGLMASQIAAQLALGLQVPVVMRDLDESIAAKGLTSARDVIAQAAARGHLDEDTATQVAGALSATTDLQELAGCDLVLEAVPEVLDIKKSVFAELESVLDPEALLVTNTSSLSVTRMSEGLAHPERVVGLHFFNPVAKMLLVEVVHTEATDGATLATGLEVARRLRKFAVRSADAPGFVVNRLLFRVLGAVLASVDAGADPAEVDASLDALGLPMRPFALLDLVGLGVADHVGAVLRGELGDRFHASPGLHAMVEKGARFTEHSKSAVHPPVSPTVAETFATDAASGSAAQALVGDALLERVRDGLAEEIAIMLDDGVVERPEQIDLALILGAGFPRHRGGITPYLDASGAAEKAAGRTFHGELFTAQR, from the coding sequence ATGAGCAGCTACACCGAGCACGTCACCCGAGTCCTCACGGAGGATCGCGAGCATCCCGGACTGGGCACGGTGGCCGTGCTGACCTTCGCCCCGCCGGAGGGTGAGGAGAAGCGTCCCGCGACCCTCGGCCCCCGCTCCCTCGAGGCCGTCACCGGCGCCCTCGCTGCCGCGCTCGACCGCGCCGAGGCCGGCGAGATCCAGGCGATCGCCCTGACCGGGACCGGCCGAGTGTTCCTCGCCGGCGCCGACCTGTCGATGTTCTCCGACCCCACAGTGGTCGCGAACGTCGAGGACATGACCAGAGCCGTGCACGACCTGCAGGTCCGTGTGCGCGCCAACCCTGTGCCAGTGCTCGCGCACCTCAACGGCGTCGCCCTCGGCGGCGGGCTCGAGGTCGCGCTCATGGCCGACGTGCGCACCGTGGTCGAGAACGTCAAGGGCCTCGGGGTGCCGGAGACCAGTCTGGGCATCCTGCCCGGCTGGGGCGGCACCACGCTGCTGCAGTCCGTCGTCGGCCCCGAGACCGCCGTGCGGATGATCCTCGAGGACCCCGCGCGCGACAAGCAGCTGAACGCCGAGCAGGCCCTCGAGGCCGGGCTCGTCGACGAGATCGCGGCCGACCTCGACGAGGCCCTCGACGAGTTCGCCGCGCTGGTCGCCGCGCACATCGACGTCGACGAGGCCGATACCGACGTGGTCGACCCGGCGGTCGCCGAGGCCGCGGCCGACGTGACCGCCGTCCCCGGCGCCTGGGGCGACCGCACGGCGCCGCTGCCCGGTGTCGACACCCCCGAGGCCGAGGCTCTGCTCGACGCGCTCGACGCCGCGCACGGCAGCGCCGAGACCCGCCGCACCTGGGCCGCCCGCCTCGAGGGGCAGGGAGCGCCCGCCGTCGGTCGCGCCCTCACGCTGCTGCAGAAGCTGCCCGGATCCACCCTGCCCGAGGCCCTCTCCCGTGAGGCCGATGCGCTCGCCGAGCTGGTCCGCTCCGACGCCGCCGCGGCCTCCCTGTACTCCGCCGAGCTGCTGCGCCATGGCAAGCCCGGGCGGGCTCCGGTCGACGGGGCCCGCGAGATCCGCCGCGTCGGTGTGGCCGGAGCCGGCCTCATGGCCTCCCAGATCGCCGCGCAGCTGGCACTGGGACTCCAGGTGCCCGTGGTGATGCGGGACCTCGACGAGTCGATCGCCGCCAAGGGCCTGACCTCGGCGCGCGACGTGATCGCCCAGGCCGCCGCCCGCGGTCATCTCGACGAGGACACCGCCACGCAGGTCGCCGGGGCCCTGTCGGCCACCACCGACCTGCAGGAGCTCGCCGGCTGCGACCTCGTGCTGGAGGCTGTCCCCGAGGTCCTCGACATCAAGAAGTCCGTGTTCGCCGAGCTCGAGAGCGTGCTGGATCCCGAGGCGCTGCTGGTCACGAACACGTCCTCGCTGTCGGTGACACGGATGTCCGAGGGGCTCGCCCATCCCGAGCGCGTCGTCGGCCTGCACTTCTTCAACCCCGTCGCCAAGATGCTGCTGGTCGAGGTGGTCCACACCGAGGCGACCGACGGGGCCACGCTGGCCACCGGGCTCGAGGTCGCGCGCCGCCTGCGCAAGTTCGCCGTGCGCAGCGCCGATGCCCCCGGCTTCGTCGTCAACCGTCTGCTGTTCCGCGTCCTGGGTGCGGTGCTCGCCTCCGTCGACGCCGGTGCGGACCCCGCCGAGGTGGACGCCTCCCTGGATGCCCTCGGGCTGCCGATGCGGCCCTTCGCCCTGCTCGACCTGGTGGGCCTGGGGGTCGCCGACCATGTCGGCGCGGTGCTCCGCGGGGAGCTCGGCGACCGCTTCCACGCTTCCCCGGGCCTGCACGCCATGGTGGAGAAGGGGGCACGCTTCACCGAGCACAGCAAGAGTGCCGTCCATCCGCCGGTCTCCCCGACCGTCGCCGAGACCTTCGCGACCGACGCCGCCTCCGGCTCCGCGGCGCAGGCCCTCGTGGGCGACGCGCTGCTCGAGCGGGTCCGCGACGGCCTCGCCGAGGAGATCGCGATCATGCTGGACGACGGTGTCGTCGAGCGCCCCGAGCAGATCGACCTGGCGCTGATCCTCGGGGCCGGCTTCCCCCGCCACCGCGGCGGCATCACCCCCTACCTCGACGCCTCCGGCGCCGCCGAGAAGGCGGCCGGGCGCACTTTCCACGGGGAGCTGTTCACCGCGCAGCGGTGA
- a CDS encoding aminotransferase class I/II-fold pyridoxal phosphate-dependent enzyme: protein MDTTGPWMRASQAAGLLVDGEARPTVFAQMSAKAVATGALNLGQGFPDDDPPAVVADAAIAAIRAGRNQYPPGLGELELREAVARHQAQWYGLHWDPETEVLATTGATEALAATMLALLEPGDEVVTLEPFYDQYAALIALAGGVHRTVPISSRTDEAGDLVLDVAEDDLRAAFTDRTRMVLLNTPHNPTGLMLWVGAMQAIVEEAIAHDALIVTDEVYEHLTFGPAHLPIATLPGAQDRTVSISSAGKTFSVTGWKIGWVTARPELVTAILGAKQWLTYSSGAPFQPAVAAGLAMPPAAFHDLAQDLRGRRDLLTDGLRSIGFRVSVPEAGYFAVADAASLGEPDAAALCERLPGEAGVVGIPLSAFYRDGHAGEASSYLRLAFCKDRPTLERSLERLEAWAAPRR from the coding sequence ATGGACACCACCGGCCCCTGGATGCGCGCCTCGCAGGCCGCCGGCCTGCTCGTCGACGGCGAGGCCCGCCCCACCGTATTCGCCCAGATGTCCGCCAAGGCCGTCGCGACCGGGGCGCTGAACCTGGGCCAGGGCTTCCCCGATGACGACCCGCCCGCCGTGGTGGCCGATGCCGCGATCGCCGCGATCCGCGCCGGCCGCAACCAGTACCCGCCGGGCCTCGGCGAGCTCGAGCTGCGCGAGGCGGTCGCCCGTCACCAGGCCCAGTGGTACGGCCTGCACTGGGACCCGGAAACCGAGGTGCTGGCGACCACCGGTGCCACCGAGGCGCTCGCGGCGACGATGCTGGCGCTGCTGGAGCCGGGCGACGAGGTGGTGACCCTCGAGCCCTTCTACGACCAGTACGCCGCGCTCATCGCCCTCGCCGGTGGGGTGCACCGCACGGTCCCGATCAGCTCCCGCACCGATGAGGCGGGCGATCTGGTGCTCGATGTCGCCGAGGACGACCTCCGGGCCGCCTTCACCGACCGCACCCGGATGGTGCTGCTGAACACCCCGCACAATCCCACCGGGCTGATGCTGTGGGTGGGCGCTATGCAGGCGATCGTCGAGGAGGCGATCGCCCATGACGCCCTGATCGTCACCGACGAGGTCTACGAGCACCTCACCTTCGGCCCCGCGCACCTGCCGATCGCGACGCTGCCGGGGGCCCAGGACCGCACCGTGTCGATCTCCTCCGCCGGCAAGACCTTCTCGGTGACCGGTTGGAAGATCGGCTGGGTCACGGCGCGGCCGGAGCTGGTCACCGCGATTCTCGGCGCCAAGCAGTGGCTGACCTACTCCTCGGGCGCTCCGTTCCAGCCGGCCGTGGCGGCGGGCCTCGCCATGCCGCCCGCGGCCTTCCATGATCTCGCCCAGGACCTGCGCGGGCGCCGCGATCTGCTCACCGACGGACTGCGGTCGATCGGTTTCCGGGTCAGCGTGCCGGAGGCGGGATACTTCGCGGTGGCCGACGCCGCGAGCCTCGGGGAGCCCGACGCCGCCGCGCTGTGCGAGCGCCTGCCGGGCGAGGCCGGCGTGGTCGGCATCCCGCTGTCCGCCTTCTACCGCGACGGCCACGCCGGCGAGGCCTCCTCCTACCTGCGCCTGGCCTTCTGCAAGGACCGCCCCACGCTCGAGCGCTCCCTCGAGCGGCTCGAGGCCTGGGCGGCACCTCGCCGCTGA
- a CDS encoding PLP-dependent cysteine synthase family protein, producing MDDEATLLAQLEDIDRSDDGLGAWVAERIHRLEADDRRSADTHLVTVDLPADWDIQLYLKDESSHASGSLKHRLARSLFLFALVNGWLRPGMPVIEASSGSTAVSEAHVARMLEVPFIAVIPRGTSSRKISLIESAGGRCHVVDRAELMSREAQRLADELGGLFLDQFTHAERATDWRGNNSIAVSAFGQLELEPHPVPRWIVVGAGTGGTSATFGRYLRYRRLSTGLCVADVENSAFFEGWVHEDPSRTTAAGSRIEGIGRPQMEPSFVPGAVDRMIRVPDAASVAAARYLSERLGRRVGASTGTNLVAVAHLVTQMRERGESGSVLTLLCDAGDRYTDTYFDDDWVAAQGWDLGPWRAVLERKLPIGNH from the coding sequence ATGGATGACGAGGCGACTCTGCTGGCACAGCTCGAGGACATCGACCGCAGCGACGACGGACTGGGGGCCTGGGTGGCGGAGCGGATCCACCGGCTCGAGGCCGACGACCGCCGCTCGGCCGATACCCACCTGGTCACGGTCGATCTGCCGGCCGACTGGGACATCCAGCTGTACCTCAAGGACGAGTCCAGCCATGCCTCCGGCAGCCTGAAGCATCGTCTCGCCCGGTCCTTGTTCCTGTTCGCCCTGGTCAACGGGTGGCTGAGGCCGGGAATGCCGGTGATCGAGGCGTCCTCGGGGTCGACCGCCGTCAGCGAGGCGCATGTGGCGCGCATGCTCGAGGTCCCCTTCATCGCGGTGATCCCGCGCGGCACCAGCTCCCGCAAGATCTCGCTCATCGAATCGGCCGGAGGTCGGTGCCACGTCGTTGACCGCGCCGAGCTCATGAGTCGGGAGGCCCAGCGCCTGGCCGATGAACTCGGTGGGCTCTTCCTCGACCAGTTCACCCACGCCGAGCGGGCCACGGACTGGCGCGGCAACAACTCCATCGCCGTCAGCGCCTTCGGTCAGCTGGAGCTCGAGCCGCATCCGGTGCCGCGCTGGATCGTCGTCGGTGCCGGCACCGGCGGCACCAGCGCCACCTTCGGCCGTTACCTGCGTTATCGCCGTCTGTCCACCGGGCTGTGCGTCGCCGATGTCGAGAACTCCGCCTTCTTCGAGGGATGGGTGCACGAAGACCCCTCCCGCACCACCGCGGCCGGCTCCCGCATCGAGGGCATCGGCCGTCCGCAGATGGAGCCGAGCTTCGTGCCCGGGGCGGTCGACCGCATGATCCGGGTGCCCGATGCGGCCTCGGTCGCGGCGGCCCGGTACCTCTCCGAGCGTCTCGGCCGACGGGTCGGGGCCTCCACGGGCACGAACCTGGTGGCGGTCGCGCACCTGGTCACACAGATGCGCGAGCGCGGCGAGAGCGGTTCGGTGCTCACACTGCTGTGCGATGCCGGCGACCGGTACACCGACACCTACTTCGACGACGACTGGGTCGCGGCCCAGGGCTGGGACCTGGGCCCGTGGCGGGCCGTGCTCGAGCGGAAGCTGCCGATCGGGAACCACTGA
- a CDS encoding SRPBCC family protein, translating into MPVTDISHDIEALTLTITAEFAAPVQRIWDIYADPRQLEKVWGPKEYPATVVDHDLTPGGHVTYYMTSPEGERHYGYWKVLSVEEPSSFSYEDGFAHEDFTPNTELPISTCVSTLRATDGGTQAVYVTSYKSREELQTVLDMGVEEGSRSAIDQIDDLVA; encoded by the coding sequence ATGCCCGTCACCGACATCAGCCACGATATCGAGGCGCTCACCCTCACCATCACCGCGGAGTTCGCCGCCCCCGTGCAGCGTATCTGGGACATCTATGCGGATCCGCGCCAGCTCGAGAAGGTCTGGGGGCCGAAGGAGTACCCGGCCACGGTCGTGGACCACGACCTCACCCCGGGCGGCCACGTCACCTACTACATGACCAGCCCCGAGGGGGAGCGTCACTACGGCTACTGGAAGGTGCTCTCGGTCGAGGAGCCCTCCTCGTTCTCCTACGAGGACGGCTTCGCCCACGAGGACTTCACCCCGAACACCGAGCTGCCCATATCGACCTGCGTGAGCACCCTCCGTGCGACGGACGGCGGGACACAGGCGGTCTACGTGACCTCGTACAAGAGCCGCGAGGAGCTGCAGACCGTGCTCGACATGGGCGTCGAGGAGGGCTCGCGCTCGGCGATCGATCAGATCGACGACCTGGTCGCCTGA